A part of Carassius carassius chromosome 4, fCarCar2.1, whole genome shotgun sequence genomic DNA contains:
- the LOC132139475 gene encoding transient receptor potential cation channel subfamily V member 1-like produces MSKSKDSSPTFFLETDDLTEEERSKVKQVKKGTSKDKRPMDSDYLEETDESAHTIKLNLNFDRGIRKVKEEPAQQDGERFTLKRLFDAVSSGNVSKLQGLHEYLHKNMKRLTDSQYKSNGKTALLKALLNLKEGENDTIEHLLEIAEKMGDLNNLVNAAYTDIYYKGQTALHVAIERRSAKFVKMLVEKGADVHAKACGKFFQPNQERCFYFGELPLSLAACTNQPDIVDFLMDNPYKAVDVRERDSHGNTVLHALVSIADNSPENTEFVIAIYDHILLKADQLHPKIKLEEIENNKGLTPLTLAAKTGKVVLLKHIVQREFKGCKHLSRKITEWAYGPVCSSLYDLSSLDTYEKNSALEIIVYGSEIPNRLEMLNIEPFNRLIEEKWERFAKRMFLFSFIVYVIYLFIFTAVAYNREEGKDFSNNQTLKPSLRYKNNSKRYLLRTGQIITTIGALYFLIKGLIDMLRKRPGFQSLFIDGYTDQLFFLQAVLFLACALLYFFGQDKYVACLVLCLALSWVNLLYFSRGSKNMGIYNVMIQKMVLGEIRRFLVVYMVFLIGFSAAVVTLLDEAPIDAQSSSEGHCTKPSFKSIYYTTLELFKFTIGMGDLEFTDQFQYIGVFYVLLILYIVMTYILMLNMLIALMNQRVEEMSVESTSIWKLQRAITTLDMEWILPHCLKTKLRSGEEKDLGGEQEPDRRWCFSVEEVNWNLWNRNLGVVTEDPGKCISVPSPTKLQRELSRRGLLQTFSKRWTQRPQRRDVQELSPLAEASSSV; encoded by the exons ATGAGTAAATCAAAAGACAGCAGCCCCACATTCTTCCTGGAGACCGATGACCTGACAGAGGaggaaaggtcaaaggtcaaacagGTGAAGAAAGGCACCTCAAAGGACAAGAGACCCATGGATTCTGATTACCTGGAGGAGACAGATGAGTCTGCACACACAATTAAATTGAACCTAAACTTTGACAG GGGAATCAGAAAAGTGAAAGAGGAACCAGCTCAGCAGGACGGAGAGAGGTTTACCCTCAAGAGGCTGTTTGATGCCGTGTCCAGTGGGAATGTGTCTAAACTGCAGGGTTTACATGAGTACCTGCACAAAAACATGAAACGGCTCACCGACTCTCAGT ATAAGTCCAATGGAAAGACAGCTCTGCTgaaagcacttttaaatttgaagGAAGGCGAGAATGACACTATTGAACATCTGCTGGAAATTGCAGAGAAAATGGGAGATTTAAACAATTTAGTCAATGCTGCCTACACAGACATTTACTACAAAG GTCAGACAGCTCTCCATGTTGCAATTGAAAGGAGGAGTGCAAAATTTGTAAAGATGCTTGTTGAAAAGGGGGCTGATGTCCATGCTAAAGCCTGTGGGAAATTCTTTCAGCCCAATCAAGAAAGATGCTTCTATTTTG GTGAGCTGCCCTTGTCTCTGGCCGCTTGCACTAATCAGCCTGACATCGTTGACTTCCTTATGGACAATCCATACAAGGCGGTGGATGTCAGGGAGAGGGACTCTCATGGAAACACAGTGCTTCACGCACTAGTATCCATAGCTGATAACAGTCCTGAAAACACAGAGTTCGTCATTGCCATATATGACCACATCTTATTGAAAGCCGACCAACTTCACCCCAAGATCAAGCTGGAGGAAATCGAAAATAACAAAGGACTCACTCCACTCACACTAGCTGCCAAAACAGGAAAAGTGGTG CTGTTAAAGCACATCGTGCAGCGGGAGTTTAAGGGGTGCAAACATCTGTCACGGAAGATCACGGAGTGGGCTTATGGTCCAGTGTGCTCGTCTCTGTATGACCTCTCCTCTCTCGACACCTATGAGAAGAACTCTGCGCTGGAGATAATCGTTTATGGCAGTGAGATTCCT AATCGCCTCGAAATGCTCAATATTGAGCCATTTAACAGGCTTATTGAAGAGAAGTGGGAGAGATTTGCGAAACGGATGTTCTTGTTCAGCTTCATCGTTTATGTTATATACCTTTTCATCTTCACTGCAGTAGCTTATAACCGCGAAGAAGGGAAGGACTTTAGCAACAACCAA acaTTAAAGCCTTCATTGCGTTATAAAAATAATAGCAAACGCTACCTGCTTCGGACAGGACAGATCATAACTACCATTGGAGCACTTTACTTCTTAATTAAAGGG ttaatagATATGTTAAGGAAGCGTCCAGGATTTCAGTCCCTGTTCATAGATGGATACACCGATCAGCTTTT TTTTCTGCAGGCCGTGCTTTTTCTGGCGTGTGCACTACTGTACTTCTTTGGTCAGGATAAATATGTGGCCTGTCTAGTTCTGTGTCTTGCCTTGAGCTGGGTAAATCTACTCTACTTCTCCAGAGGGTCCAAAAATATGGGAATCTACAATGTCATGATACAAAAG ATGGTTCTTGGAGAAATTCGTCGATTCCTTGTCGTGTACATGGTCTTCCTCATTGGGTTCTCTGCAG CCGTGGTAACTCTCCTTGATGAGGCACCTATCGATGCACAATCTAGTTCTGAAGGACACTGTACGAAGCCCTCATTCAAGAGCATCTACTACACCACTCTGGAGTTATTCAAGTTTACGATAGGCATGGGAGATCTGGAGTTCACCGATCAGTTTCAGTATATAGGGGTCTTCTATGTGCTGCTAATTTTGTATATAGTGATGACTTACATTTTGATGCTGAACATGCTGATTGCTCTGATGAATCAAAGAGTGGAGGAGATGTCTGTAGAGAGCACCAGCATCTGGAAACTACAG CGTGCAATCACCACCTTGGACATGGAGTGGATTCTTCCCCACTGTCTGAAGACAAAGCTGCGCTCCGGGGAAGAGAAGGATCTAGGCGGGGAGCAGGAGCCAGATCGACGCTGGTGCTTCAG TGTGGAGGAAGTCAACTGGAACCTGTGGAACAGAAACCTTGGTGTAGTTACCGAGGATCCTGGGAAATGCATATCTGTACCCTCCCCAACTAAACTTCAGAGAG AGCTGAGCCGGCGTGGACTTCTGCAAACATTCAGTAAACGCTGGACACAGAGACCACAACGCAGAGATGTACAGGAGCTGAGTCCTCTAGCTGAGGCCTCTAGCTCCGTATAA